From one Lolium rigidum isolate FL_2022 chromosome 4, APGP_CSIRO_Lrig_0.1, whole genome shotgun sequence genomic stretch:
- the LOC124648228 gene encoding oleosin G-like, whose amino-acid sequence MADRQQQQHGDSHAPDPSTLLHRVQAHAPTSTQIVGLLTLLLAGAALLLLAGLTITGAVVALVFLGPLALLTSPIWVPFALALFVVGFAALSAAGFAVAALAAATWAYRYFTGRHPVGADQVDRARSRIADTASHVKDYAREYGGYLNNRVKDAAPGA is encoded by the coding sequence ATGGCGGatcggcagcagcagcaacacgGTGACTCGCACGCCCCCGACCCATCAACCCTCCTCCACCGCGTGCAAGCCCACGCCCCAACCTCCACCCAGATCGTCGGGCTCCTaaccctcctcctcgccggcgccgcgcTGCTCCTGCtcgcgggcctcaccatcacgggCGCCGTGGTGGCGCTGGTCTTCCTCGGCCCGCTGGCCCTGCTCACCAGCCCCATCTGGGTGCCCTTCGCGCTCGCGCTCTTCGTCGTCGGCTTCGCGGCGCTCTCCGCCGCGGGCTTCGccgtcgccgcgctcgccgcgGCCACCTGGGCCTACCGCTACTTCACGGGCCGCCACCCCGTCGGCGCCGACCAGGTGGACCGCGCCCGCAGCCGCATCGCCGATACCGCCAGCCACGTCAAGGACTACGCGCGCGAGTACGGCGGGTACCTCAACAACCGGGTCAAGGACGCCGCGCCCGGCGCCTAG
- the LOC124707028 gene encoding protein CHUP1, chloroplastic-like, with product MLVRLGFVVLASFAAFTLKRGKGPNKDNGQASKKKDRARGFEHGEKEEEAEEVKTISGIINSAPSVDDDEDDMFSEIESLLGGEIDIPIPSDRFDVKERSRYNAHMANNAAEMERLRSLVQELEEREVKLEGELLEYYGLKEQETDVTELQKQLKIKTVEVDMLNITISSLQAERKKLQEDVVRGAAAKKELEASRTRIKELQRQIQMEANQTKGQLMLLKQQVMGLKAKEEEVAKKDAEIERKLKKLKDLEVEVLELRRKNKELLYEKRDLMVKLDAAQGKITESDVVAHARDEINNLRHTNEDLTKQVEGLQMNRFSEVEELVYLRWVNACLRFELRNYQIPSGKMSARDLNRTLSPKSQERAKQLMLEYGSERGQGDTDLDSAPSSAPSSPRSEDFDTMSIDSSSSRYSFLSKRPNLMQKLKKWGRSKDDSSYLSSPTRSLTSGSPKRSQKPKGPLESLMIRNAGDGISITTFGKREQDSNEMDDANIASSFQLMSKTVEGFADEKYPAYKDRHKLATEREKAVKEKAEQARAQRFGGGYSSALVPSPRAALPPKLAQIKEKKVPAANVEPGEQSSDNQNNPLAVTQLKLAQIEKRAPRVPRPPPTASAVASGATNTAGGAPLPPRPPGGPPPPPPPPGRPGGPPPPPPPPGSLSKSGAGGDKVHRAPEVVEFYQSLMKREAKNTTSLGSKTSNVSDNRSNMIGEIENRSTFLLAVKADVETQGDFVESLASEVRAAKFVNIDDVVAFVHWLDEELSFLVDERAVLKHFDWPESKTDALREAAFEYTDLQKLENKATSFADDPKLPCEEALKKMYSLLEKVEQSVYALLRTRDMTSARYKEYGIPVDWLSDSGKVGKIKLASVQLAKKYMERVASELDAMQGTEKEHNREFLLLQGVRFAFRVHQFAGGFDADSMKVFEELRSKMSTQAPAPPPSET from the exons gatgaagacgataTGTTCTCAGAGATCGAGAGCCTGCTGGGTGGGGAGATCGACATCCCAATACCGAGCGACAGGTTCGACGTCAAGGAGCGGTCACGGTACAACGCCCACATGGCGAACAACGCGGCCGAGATGGAGAGGCTGCGAAGCCTGGTGCAGGAGCTGGAGGAGAGGGAGGTGAAGCTCGAGGGAGAGCTGCTGGAGTACTATGGCCTCAAGGAGCAGGAGACCGACGTCACCGAGCTGCAGAAGCAGCTCAAGATCAAGACGGTGGAGGTCGACATGCTCAACATCACCATCAGCTCGCTGCAGGCGGAGAGGAAGAAGCTGCAGGAGGACGTTGTCCGAGGCGCAGCAGCCAAGAAAGAGCTCGAGGCGTCTAGGACCAGGATCAAGGAGCTGCAGCGCCAGATACAGATGGAGGCAAACCAGACGAAGGGCCAGCTGATGCTGCTGAAGCAACAGGTCATGGGGCTGAAGGCCAAGGAAGAGGAGGTGGCCAAGAAGGACGCGGAGATCGAACGGAAGCTCAAGAAGCTCAAGGATTTGGAAGTGGAGGTCCTTGAGCTGAGGAGGAAGAACAAGGAGCTGTTGTATGAGAAGAGGGACCTCATGGTGAAGTTGGATGCAGCCCAGGGGAAAATAACAGAG AGTGATGTGGTTGCCCATGCAAGAGATGAGATTAACAACTTACGACATACAAATGAGGACCTCACAAAGCAAGTGGAAGGCCTACAAATGAACAGATTCAGTGAAGTAGAAGAGTTGGTGTACCTGCGGTGGGTCAATGCTTGTCTGCGATTCGAGCTCCGCAACTACCAGATACCATCAGGAAAAATGTCTGCCCGTGACCTCAATAGGACGCTTAGCCCAAAATCACAGGAGAGGGCTAAACAGCTAATGTTGGAATATGGGTCTGAACGAGGCCAGGGTGACACTGACCTTGATAGTGCTCCTTCTTCTGCACCTTCTTCCCCCAGAAGTGAAGACTTCGACACTATGTCAATCGACAGTTCTTCCAGCAGATACAGCTTCCTAAGCAAAAGGCCCAATCTGATGCAAAAACTCAAGAAGTGGGGGAGGAGCAAGGATGACAGCAGCTATTTATCATCGCCGACACGGTCCCTGACCAGTGGCTCTCCAAAGAGGAGCCAGAAACCAAAGGGCCCCTTGGAATCTCTCATGATCAGAAATGCAGGAGATGGTATCTCTATTACAACGTTTGGAAAGAGGGAGCAAGATTCCAATGAAATGGATGACGCGAATATTGCATCTTCATTCCAATTGATGTCAAAGACTGTCGAAGGCTTTGCTGATGAGAAGTATCCCGCTTACAAAGACCGACATAAGCTTGCTACAGAACGGGAGAAGGCGGTCAAAGAGAAGGCTGAGCAAGCTAGAGCACAAAGGTTCGGTGGTGGCTATAGCTCAGCTCTAGTACCATCTCCAAGAGCTGCACTCCCACCAAAACTTGCTCAAATAAAGGAGAAGAAGGTCCCTGCAGCAAATGTTGAACCCGGCGAGCAATCTAGTGATAACCAGAACAATCCCCTGGCGGTAACCCAGTTGAAGCTTGCCCAAATTGAGAAGAGAGCTCCAAGAGTCCCCCGTCCACCTCCCACCGCATCAGCTGTTGCTTCAGGAGCTACCAACACTGCAGGCGGAGCACCGCTGCCGCCACGTCCACCAGGtggacctcctcctccgccaccacctcctGGGAGACCTGGTggtccgccgcctccaccgccgcctcctggTTCTCTATCCAAGAGCGGTGCTGGTGGTGACAAGGTACACCGTGCTCCAGAGGTTGTGGAGTTCTACCAGAGTCTCATGAAACGGGAAGCTAAGAACACAACTTCTTTGGGATCAAAAACATCAAATGTTTCTGATAACAGAAGCAACATGATCGGCGAGATTGAGAACAGATCAACGTTCCTCTTAGCA GTCAAAGCTGATGTGGAGACACAAGGAGATTTTGTTGAGTCGCTAGCAAGTGAGGTCCGAGCAGCAAAATTCGTGAACATAGATGATGTTGTTGCATTTGTACATTGGCTAGATGAGGAGTTATCTTTCTTG GTTGATGAGCGAGCGGTGCTAAAGCATTTTGATTGGCCAGAGAGCAAAACTGATGCATTAAGAGAGGCTGCTTTCGAGTATACAGATCTGCAAAAATTAGAAAACAAGGCTACATCATTTGCCGACGATCCCAAACTTCCATGTGAAGAAGCTCTCAAGAAGATGTATTCGCTGCTTGAAAA AGTGGAGCAGAGTGTTTATGCACTTCTTCGTACAAGAGACATGACCAGCGCACGCTACAAGGAGTATGGAATACCAGTTGACTGGCTATCGGATTCTGGAAAAGTTGGCAAG ATCAAACTGGCATCAGTTCAGCTGGCAAAGAAGTATATGGAGAGGGTTGCCTCAGAGCTCGATGCAATGCAAGGCACTGAGAAAGAGCACAACAGAGAGTTCTTGCTCCTCCAGGGTGTCAGATTCGCTTTCCGGGTTCATCAG TTTGCTGGAGGCTTCGACGCGGACAGCATGAAAGTTTTCGAGGAGCTGAGGAGCAAGATGAGCACACAGGCacccgctccgccgccatcgGAGACATAA